Sequence from the Bremerella volcania genome:
GCTCGAATTGCCACGAAAACACGGCATCCGGAAACATCGTCGTTGCGTAGTTCGATCGCGCCTCGAATCCAAGTACCTCCTGCTCCCGAATGACGTGCTCGGCTTTCAGGCGGATACTCTCACGAATATATGGCTTCGGTGGTAATTGATTGGTCGTGCCGAATTCTGGGCTAAGTGCCATCTTACGGAACTTCGGGAACTTCTGTTGCAAGTAATATAGAAACTTAAGAGAGTGGTTCTGGGCGTCAGCGTAGACGATCGCCCTTTGCGTAGGCGTCATCGCTGCGAGTGGTTTTTGCGACGCTCCCTGTTCCGTCTCTTCCAATGCCATGGCAACATCGGCCGGAAATACATCCAGCGGGTAATCAATCGGTGGTGTGTTGATGAGCAAGACATCCGGATGATCGATTTCAGCAAACCCATGTCCGTCGACGAGTCGCCGTGTGGTATAGGCGAATTTTTCGTCGATCCATCCCCATTGTCCGGTAAAGTAACGTTCGTCGTAGCCTTCTGGTTGGGGGATCAGACTATCTTCCTTTTGCTCTTCGACAATCAAACACCATGTGATGGGGTTGACATCGGTCGAAGGTTCTGCGGATTCGGGGGCACTTGGTTCGTCATATTCACTGCGAGCATCGAGACCAACATCCCACCCTGCCCCCGACTTTTGGATAACATCACCCCAGTCGCTGGCATCAATCGTAATCTTCGCGCGGACGGTCAGGTTGGGCTTGCCTGTCGTTGACCGAAAGACAACGCCATGCACGCAGTTGACGTCCGTCAATACGGATTCAACGATGAAATCGGAATATCGGTGGATCTGTCCTGACTCTTCGAAGGGAGCCAGCAGTTCGCGAAAAACTTGTTCGGAAACGACGGGGCGGCCCGTGGTGATGACGCGAGTATTGCCTGGGCGCCTTACGCCGCCATATAGCTCGGCGTTCTTCGTTTCGATGGCATCGATGACGTCCCGGAAGATTCCACTGCGAGGAATGGGGACCGTTCCGTTGTAGCCGTGCCCTCGGTTCTCATCGATGGCACCAAGGGCCTCGGCACTGAATTGCCCGCCGAGCCATTGAATGCCATTTACCAGTACGATTTTCTTGACACCCATACGAGCCGCTTGAACCGCAGCCGCACAGCCAGATTCGGTTCCACCCACGACGAGTAGATCCGTCTCAATATCCGTTTCAGCGCAAGCTGTGGGGACTAGAGTGAGAGCAACAAAAACAGATATGCAAAGACGTAGTATGTTTCGCAGAAGTAGACGCGGCATGAAGGGGTGCTCCGTAGGAATTTACGAAAGCAACCGGCTCTGGCGGATTCGCAAGGCGGGTTGGGATGAGTTGCGTGAAGACCTCTATCATAGGATTCCACGCGTCCGCCCACAAATAAACTTTAGCTGAAATGCTTCGTCATCAATTCTCGATACGCCAGCTGATCCGCGTACAGCCTGTGGAACACCGCGTACTTCGCTTGATGATATTCCAGCGTCGCTTCTTTTGCCGGTTCAAGAATCGTTTCTGCGGCGCTCATCGTAGCCATGGCATGCAGTAGGTCGGTCTTCTTGCCGGAGGCAACGGCTCCGAGCATCGCACTGCCCAGCAAAACGGACTCTGGTTCTTTCGGCAATGCGACGCGGCAGCCAGTGATATCGGAGTGCTCGCGAAGAAATACAGGGTTCTTTGTACCGCCGCCGCAAGCAAAGATGGTGTCGATGTGATAACCCGAACCGTTCATGACTTCGACAATATGTCGGGTTCCGTAGGCGATCGCCTGAATGGTTGCCAGGTAAAGCACTGCCAAGTCGTCCAGGGTTGCGGAAAGAGGGAGTCCGGTCACCATGCCCCGCAGTGATGGATCGGCCCAGGGAGAACGGTTGCCATGAAAGTAGGGGCAAACATGGATTTCCCGCGTGAGCGAGGCCGGAACTTTTCGATCTTGCGCAAGGGTTTGCAGTCGATCGTTCAATACTTCGTATGTGGTATGATTCGTGGTCTCCGCTAGTTGCTTCAGTTCCGGAGTCGCTTGATGATTGTCGATCACGAAATCGATCAATGCCCCAGTTGCGGATTGGCCTCCTTCGGTGAGCCACATGCCGGGAATCATGGCCGAATAGTAAGGCCCCCAGATTCCTCGAATAAAGCGAGCTTCCTGGGATACGGCCATGTGACAACTCGAGGTCCCGCCAATTAATGCCAGGCGGCGATCAAGCTGCTCGGCACTCGGTGAAACTCCTTCAAGCGCAGCCCCAATCATCCCAATTCCGCCGGCGTGGGCATCGATGATAGAAACACCGACTGCCGTACCTTCAAGCAGACCCAATTCCGCCGCAGCGTTCCTTGTTAGTCCAGTTCCGATAGCTTCCCCCATTGGACGAACCATGGTTCCAATTCGAGCAAACTTCTCTGCAACCAATTCGCCCAATCCAATCGACTCGAAATAGGATGCATCCCAGCGGCCGATTTGCTCATGGTTGTTGTCGTGCCCTAGATACGTCCATTTGCAGACAGTACTGCAAAGGGAACGAGTCTCGTCACCAGTAGCTCGATAAGTCAGGTAGTCAGGCAGGTCGAAAAACTTCCTGGCCCGCTTCCAGGTTTGGGGAAGATTCTCCTTGAGCCAAAGAAGTTTGGGGGTTTCCATCTCAGGCGAGATGACATTGCCGACGTATTTCAAGACGTCATAGCCCCCTTCATTAATTCGCGCCGCTTGAGCCTTCGCGCGATGGTCCATCCAGACGATCACATTTTGATTGTCGTTCCCATCAGGACTTACCGTCACCGGGTGACCGTGTTCGTCGGTTGCGACCAGTGAACACGTGGCATCGAATCCAATGCCGCATACGGATGCGGCCTCGATACCGGCTAAAGAGACCGCTTCGAGCACGCATTTGCAAACGGCTTGCCAAATATTGGTGGAAGATTGTTCGACGAAATCGGCCTGGGGGCGAAACGTTTGGATTGGGTGAACGGCCGAGGCGAGCATGGCGCCGTGACGATCAAAAACGCCAGCCCGTGCGCTGCCGGTGCCAACGTCCACGCCAATGAAATGGTTATTGTTCATGGAGCTAATCCTTCTGCTCCCAACGGGAACCATTCTTCCTGGTGCCGCATAGATTGACCTGGATGCCTAAAGCGTTCGCCATGGCGGCCCGGGCCCAAAATGCTTCGTCGGCAGAAGCTACGTCGTCGGCGTAGGCTACCTGGACATGGTTAGCCCTATGTTTGGCCATCATCTGGTCGCGGGACACGCCATAAGTAACGCCGTGCATGATTGGCCAAACGGAGGTCGTCGCTTCCAGGCGTCGTTTGGTCTCCTCAGGCGGTAGCGAGATGGACTCGCCACGACCGAGGTCCATATGAAGTGCGTTATCGGCCACGTAGATACGCGACCAGACGATTTCACCCGGGCGAGAAACGCCTGATAGCGTAGAACCTCCCTTTGGAAAATACATCGCCGGTT
This genomic interval carries:
- a CDS encoding FGGY-family carbohydrate kinase; the encoded protein is MNNNHFIGVDVGTGSARAGVFDRHGAMLASAVHPIQTFRPQADFVEQSSTNIWQAVCKCVLEAVSLAGIEAASVCGIGFDATCSLVATDEHGHPVTVSPDGNDNQNVIVWMDHRAKAQAARINEGGYDVLKYVGNVISPEMETPKLLWLKENLPQTWKRARKFFDLPDYLTYRATGDETRSLCSTVCKWTYLGHDNNHEQIGRWDASYFESIGLGELVAEKFARIGTMVRPMGEAIGTGLTRNAAAELGLLEGTAVGVSIIDAHAGGIGMIGAALEGVSPSAEQLDRRLALIGGTSSCHMAVSQEARFIRGIWGPYYSAMIPGMWLTEGGQSATGALIDFVIDNHQATPELKQLAETTNHTTYEVLNDRLQTLAQDRKVPASLTREIHVCPYFHGNRSPWADPSLRGMVTGLPLSATLDDLAVLYLATIQAIAYGTRHIVEVMNGSGYHIDTIFACGGGTKNPVFLREHSDITGCRVALPKEPESVLLGSAMLGAVASGKKTDLLHAMATMSAAETILEPAKEATLEYHQAKYAVFHRLYADQLAYRELMTKHFS